CGGGCGCGGCCACCGGCCCGACCGGCGCCGACCCGACGCTGATCACCCACCCGTTCGCGGCCGACCTCAACGCCGCCCAGCCGGTGGACGTCACCGGCGCCAACGCGCCGGATCAGACCCCACCACCGCCACCCGCGGCCCAGGTCGCCGACCAGGTCATCCCGCTGCGGACGCAGGACGGCGTCCACCGGATCGCGATGGAGCTGCGCCCCGATGACCTCGGGACGATCAGCGTCGTCGCCGAGATCCGGAACGGCCAGGTGCACCTGCACTTCGGCGGCGCGAACGAGCTGACCAGGGAGACGCTCCGGGCCGCGCTGCCCGAGCTGCGCCAGCAGCTCGAGGACGCCGGGTTCGCCGGAGCGGCGTTCGACTTCAACGACTCACCGGCCGGGCAGAACCGGCAGCAGTTCGCCGCCACCGACCAGGGGCTGGGCAACCAGGGAGGCCGGGGCGGGCAGCCGGGCGCCCCGGACGGCGGACGACAGACCGGGACCCGCCCGCCCGGATACACCGAGCCACCGGCGCCACCGACGCCGGGGCGCCACGCTCTAGATCTGCAGGTGTAGCCATGACGGCACCGATCGGACAGTCAGGCAACAGCTCCGCGCTGACCAGCGCGCTCGGGGCGGCTCCGCAGAAGGCGCCGTCGGCCGACCTCGACAAGGACGCGTTCCTGAAGCTGCTGGTCGCGCAGCTGAAGTACCAGGACCCGATGAACCCGGCGCAGGGCACCGAGTTCGTCGCGCAGACGGCGCAGTTCACGACCGTGGAGAAGCTCACCGACCTGGCCGAGGTGCAGCAGCAGATGCTCACCGCGCAGCTGACGCTCGGGGCCGCGAACCTGATCGGCAAGGACGTCACGTACACCGGCCCGCAGGGTCTGCCGGTGACCGGGAAGGTCGAGGGGGCGACGCTCGGGACGAGCCCGAGCGTCACCGTGAACGGCGTCTCGATGCCGATGTCGAGCCTGACCGGGATCGGGAAGGTCGCCGACACCTCGGCGCTGACCCCCACCAACGGCGAGCCGCAGGACGCCTTCACCCCGATCAGCCAAGCCGTCCCCGGAGCCGCCCAGCCGCCCGGCACCGCGCCCGCGCCCGGCGGCACCACGCCCGCCCCGGCCGCCGCCGGCGCACCCACCGCCGGAGCGACCACGCCGGCCACCGGCGCAGCGGCACCGGCCGGCACCACGCCCACCACCACCGCGCCCGCCACCACGGCGCCGGTGACCGTGGGGACCGGGGTCACGAGTACCGGCACCGGCGTCTCCACCGGCAGCCCGTCACCCGCCGTAGCGACACCCACCACCCCACCCGGCCCCACCCCGGCCACCCCGACCACCACGACAGGCGCCACCACAGGCGCCTAGCCTGCGCCTTCGGAGCAAAGGAACCAACGACATGCTGCGCTCGCTCTTCTCCGGCATCAGCGGCCTCCGCGCCCACCAGCAGATGATGGACGTCACGGGCAACAACATCGCCAATGTCAACACCGCAGGCTTCAAGTCGAGCCAGGCCGTCTTCCAGGACACGCTCAACCAGATGCTCAAGGCGCCGGCCTCCCCCCAGGGAGCGGTCCAGGGCGGTACCAACCCGGCCCAGGTCGGCCTGGGCGTCCAGCTCGCCGGCATCTCCACGAACTTCACCCAGGGCTCGGCCCAGACCACCGGCCGCAGCACCGACCTGATGATCTCCGGCGACGGCTTCTTCACGGTCAAGACCGGCCAGGAGACCCTCTACACCCGGGCCGGCTCGTTCAGCTTCGACGCCGACGGCTCGCTGGTCACCAACGAGGGCGCCCACGTCCAGGGCTGGGTCGCCGACAAGACCGGCAACATCCCGTCGAACACGACGCCGACCGACCTGTCGCTGCCGATCAACACGCTGCTCTCGCCGTCGCAGACCACGTCGGTGAACTTCTCGGGCAACCTGCCGAGCGACGCCAAGGAGGGCACGGTCATCACCCCGTCGCTCACCGTCTACGACGCCTCCGGCAACGCGTCCGAGCTCACGGTCACGCTGACCAAGGGCTCGGACAACAACACCTGGGCGGTGAAGGTCGGCGACGGCAGCACCGACTTCGACGGCGGCAACATCACGTTCGCGGCCAACGGCACCACACCCGACCCGGCCACGCTGACGTTCCCGGGCGCGGCCGGCGACATCACCGTCGACCTGGCCGGCCTGACGAACTACGCGGGCACCACCACCGTCGCCCCCCAGAAGCAGGACGGCTACGCGATGGGGTCGCTGCAGGGGTTCTCGATCACCAAGGACGGCCAGCTGGTCGGGTCGTTCACCAACGGCCTGCGCAAGCCGCTGGGCCAGATCGCGCTGGCCTCGTTCAACAACGCGGCCGGTCTGGAGAAGGCCGGCGGGTCGATGTTCCGGACGACGGTCAACTCCGGCGTCCCGCAGATGGGGACGCCCGGCGGGGGCAGCCGGGGCTCGATCATGGGCGGCACGCTCGAGATGTCGAACGTCGACCTGGCCAGCGAGTTCACCAACCTGATCATCGCCCAGCGCGGTTTCCAGGCGAACTCGAAGATCATCAGCACCTCGGACGAGTTGCTCAACGACCTGATCAACCTCAAGCGCTGATAGGCGCAGCCTGACGTGATCATCGTGACGCGCCTCAACGGCCAGGAATTCGCTCTGAACCCGGATCTGATCGAGCGTGCCGACAGCACGCCGGACACGGTGATCACGCTCGTCGACGGCACGAAGTACCTCGTCGCCGAGTCGCTGGCCGACGTGGCCCGCCTGATCCGGGAGTACCGGGCGCTGGTCATCGCCGAGGCCCAGCGGGCCGTTTCGCCCACCAACACCCCGACCCTGTCCGCCGTGGACGAGCCGGCTCCGCCGACCGTCGTCCCACTGCACCGCCGGGAGCGCTGATGGACCCAGCCGCGATTATCGGCCTTGTCGGAGCCTTCGCCGTCGTCTTCACCGCCGTCATCCTCGAGGGCGGCAGCATCGGCTCGATGTTCCTGGTCGCGCCGCTGATCCTGGTCTTCGGTGGCGCGATCTGCGCGACGATGACCGGCGGCACGCTGCCGGACACGATCGCGTTCATGAAGAACTTCATCGGGGGCCTGACCGCGAAGAAGGTCGACGCCGGGGCGTC
This genomic window from Cryptosporangium phraense contains:
- a CDS encoding flagellar hook assembly protein FlgD, which produces MTAPIGQSGNSSALTSALGAAPQKAPSADLDKDAFLKLLVAQLKYQDPMNPAQGTEFVAQTAQFTTVEKLTDLAEVQQQMLTAQLTLGAANLIGKDVTYTGPQGLPVTGKVEGATLGTSPSVTVNGVSMPMSSLTGIGKVADTSALTPTNGEPQDAFTPISQAVPGAAQPPGTAPAPGGTTPAPAAAGAPTAGATTPATGAAAPAGTTPTTTAPATTAPVTVGTGVTSTGTGVSTGSPSPAVATPTTPPGPTPATPTTTTGATTGA
- a CDS encoding flagellar FlbD family protein — encoded protein: MIIVTRLNGQEFALNPDLIERADSTPDTVITLVDGTKYLVAESLADVARLIREYRALVIAEAQRAVSPTNTPTLSAVDEPAPPTVVPLHRRER
- a CDS encoding flagellar hook protein FlgE; amino-acid sequence: MLRSLFSGISGLRAHQQMMDVTGNNIANVNTAGFKSSQAVFQDTLNQMLKAPASPQGAVQGGTNPAQVGLGVQLAGISTNFTQGSAQTTGRSTDLMISGDGFFTVKTGQETLYTRAGSFSFDADGSLVTNEGAHVQGWVADKTGNIPSNTTPTDLSLPINTLLSPSQTTSVNFSGNLPSDAKEGTVITPSLTVYDASGNASELTVTLTKGSDNNTWAVKVGDGSTDFDGGNITFAANGTTPDPATLTFPGAAGDITVDLAGLTNYAGTTTVAPQKQDGYAMGSLQGFSITKDGQLVGSFTNGLRKPLGQIALASFNNAAGLEKAGGSMFRTTVNSGVPQMGTPGGGSRGSIMGGTLEMSNVDLASEFTNLIIAQRGFQANSKIISTSDELLNDLINLKR
- a CDS encoding flagellar hook-length control protein FliK, encoding PGQNDGRVGATGAAGAAATGTAPPAGGPPDATATAVTTPVEAVPAQAGAPLPPAPVDLPGYVPGPGGLTVAPAGATGETASGTDRDASDDPSAADATGAATGPTGADPTLITHPFAADLNAAQPVDVTGANAPDQTPPPPPAAQVADQVIPLRTQDGVHRIAMELRPDDLGTISVVAEIRNGQVHLHFGGANELTRETLRAALPELRQQLEDAGFAGAAFDFNDSPAGQNRQQFAATDQGLGNQGGRGGQPGAPDGGRQTGTRPPGYTEPPAPPTPGRHALDLQV